One segment of Panicum virgatum strain AP13 chromosome 1K, P.virgatum_v5, whole genome shotgun sequence DNA contains the following:
- the LOC120681224 gene encoding uncharacterized protein LOC120681224 yields MPSSSSSMGGSLALAAATAVAFSGSLVIFSLCRAHLSHAAPAGSLRPCLSPSSSEKRRRGGRARRAKAEKRVRFAADVVDNEGAPRPTRTSPPAAAAGTCRGAAAAAEPDERAAMPANREALYRGMLRDRSAHRVTCSC; encoded by the exons AtgccctcgtcgtcgtcgtcgatggGGGGCTCCCTGGCGCTCGCGGCCGCCACGGCCGTCGCGTTCTCGGGCTCCCTCGTCATCTTCTCGCTCTGCCGCGCGCACCTCTCccacgccgccccggccgggtccctccgcccctgcctctccccctcctcctcag AGAAGCGCCGGCGCGGGGGCAGGGCGAGGCGCGCCAAGGCGGAGAAGCGGGTGCGGTTCGCCGCCGACGTCGTCGACAATGAGGGCGCCCCGCGCCCGACCCGGACTTCgcccccggccgcggcggcgggcacctgcaggggcgccgcggcggccgcggagccggACGAGCGGGCGGCGATGCCGGCCAACCGGGAGGCGCTCTACCGCGGCATGCTCCGCGACCGCTCCGCCCACCGGGTCACCTGCTCCTGCtga